One window of Trichoderma breve strain T069 chromosome 3, whole genome shotgun sequence genomic DNA carries:
- a CDS encoding enoyl-(Acyl carrier protein) reductase domain-containing protein, protein MGSTESSTDQTLVNTSTPNLFSLHDRTIIVTGATGGLGSQLTRAILESGGDVIAIDYGEVTPTTWEPLQSLAKSLSRNLTYHACDISSQSLTTSVFEVAAAQARYPVRGLINCAGIGTAAAKVVTKQYHEGKSLGASFVFVASMSGYISNKATPTAIYSASKAGVHQLVRSLAGEWGSSSPSSPSSPIIRVNSISPGVIETPMTQHVLAKEEWTSVWRQEAMLKRISTPDEYRGAVIFLLADASSYVTGTDLRVDGGSTAW, encoded by the exons ATGGGTTCTACAGAGTCGAGCACCGATCAAACCCTCGTCAACACCAGCACCCCGAATCTCTTCTCCCTACATGACAGAACAATTATAG TCACTGGCGCGACTGGCGGTCTCGGTTCGCAACTCACGAGAGCCATCCTCGAGTCCGGCGGCGATGTCATAGCCATCGATTACGGCGAGGTGACGCCAACAACATGGG AACCCCTTCAATCCCTCGCAAAGTCCCTCTCCCGCAACCTCACCTACCATGCCTGCGACATCTCCTCCCAATCTCTTACCACCAGCGTCTTCGAAGTAGCAGCCGCTCAAGCCCGATATCCCGTCCGCGGTCTGATCAATTGTGCCGGTATTGGAACC GCAGCGGCAAAGGTTGTGACGAAGCAGTATCATGAGGGGAAGAGTCTGGGAGCGAGCTTTGTGTTTGTGGCGAGCATGAGCGGGTACATTTCCAACAAG GCTACCCCAACAGCAATTTATTCCGCATCCAAAGCCGGCGTCCACCAACTCGTTCGCTCCCTCGCCGGCGAATGgggctcttcatctccatcttcaccttcaagCCCAATCATCCGCGTCAATTCCATCAGCCCCGGCGTCATCGAAACCCCCATGACACAGCACGTCCTCGCCAAAGAAGAATGGACCTCAGTATGGCGGCAAGAAGCAATGCTCAAACGAATCTCCACTCCGGACGAGTATCGCGGGGCCGTAATCTTTCTGCTAGCGGACGCGAGCTCATATGTTACGGGCACTGATTTGCGGGTTGATGGCGGATCGACGGCGTGGTAA
- a CDS encoding carboxyltransferase domain, subdomain A and B domain-containing protein — protein MASMSHISPVLIANRGEIAVRLIKSAKALGIKTIAIYTPVDQQSLHVRLADKAVPLTGGNAGGYLQTAEILEICQAENVASVIPGYGFLSENTDFAEDVVKAGMTWIGPSSDTIKSFGIKHTSRILAEEAGVPIVPGTKDLLKSAQEARQAAEAIGFPVILKATAGGGGMGLQVCNNSDEVQHYFETIVSRGQTLFKNAGVFMEKYIAQGRHIEVQIFGNGLGDAISFFERECSIQRRHQKVIEECPSLFVGKTPGLRQKLSDAAIRLAELVKYKSAGTVEFLVDDDTGSFFFLEMNTRLQVEHGITELCYNVDLVAMMYEQAAAEASPLGGIKHLKQRQPTGPQGAAVELRLYAENPVRNYAPSPGLLQDLEWAKGDIRIDTWVTKGTNISAYYDPLLAKLMAHSPTREESSEKLIRFIDDSVIAGPPTNADFLRQILASPPFKAGQTTTNFLSTKFNYKPCAIDVISGGPLTHIQDLPAWFGVRNGVPESGPMDPLAFQIANILVGNELTTEALEMTGAGPELRFLADALVAVSGPDIAIELDGEPKKSWESFAVKAGQRLSLGKIRGNGCRAYLAISGGFPSVPKFIGSKSNAIACNFGGYQGRRLAAGDLIFIKEQDVSRLSQFTRAFPSDLLPKYESDWEIYCVPGPHDVGFLTNSGIETLYNTKWKVSHNASRSGIAIVGPTPEFSRQDGGEGGGHPSNVLEYGYPLGAVNWAGDAANILPLEGPDMGGFISTNTVVRADFWRLGQVSPGNTVTFKPISFDSAIELRKRTIDFISAISEAFKRPGGIKDLRPLDWVVPSDHVSAVIKEIHETDSRPPTTYRQAGDTYILVEYGQQKSSLNLRGRVELLANEIESWKDDRISGCVATHINLLVQFDGTRLHQSELMEKLIKAEQRIPDASQAKLPSRIIRLPLVWDDSVTKKYIQDYAEAVRSSAVYLPSNIDFVARNNGITAQDVLDTFIKARWICVSVCFYTAVPCIINLDPRKQLRCPKWNPPRTATPEGCVGVGGISACLYNSLSPGGFQMMGRSIPGWDFFSLNKQYLRNKPAFFRTFDQFEFYQVSEEEYNKFLDDFHAGQFTYDIQPAEFDLKEYNEFLDSIQDDLVQVRKRQDEAAAVLAKEEASLLAEWKASKAAMVTFVTDDIEKLKADPKLSYIASPMNANVWKLQVKEGDIIQKNHLITILEAMKMEISVFSEDEFIGTRVTKVVQKPGSIVSPGDPICFVEEVQ, from the exons ATGGCCTCTATGTCACATATATCGCCGGTGCTTATTGCCAATCGAGGGGAGATTGCAGTCCGGCTCATTAAGTCTGCCAA agctctCGGAATCAAGACTATAGCAATATATACGCCAGTGGACCAACAATCTCTTCATGTTCGTCTTGCAGATAAAGCGGTGCCGCTGACTGGAGGAAACGCCGGTGGCTACCTGCAAAC CGCGGAAATTTTGGAAATTTGCCAGGCAGAAAATGTTGCCAGCGTAATACCTGGCTATGGCTTCTTGTCGGAGAACACCGACTTTGCCGAAGACGTAGTAAAGGCCGGCATGACATGGATTGGGCCCAGCTCCGACACGATCAAGTCATTCGGAATCAAGCACACGTCTCGGATTCTCGCGGAAGAGGCTGGCGTTCCTATTGTTCCAGGAACCAAGGACTTATTGAAGAGTGCTCAAGAGGCGAGACAGGCGGCAGAGGCGATCGGATTCCCG GTCATTCTCAAAGCTACAGCCGGAGGTGGTGGTAT GGGCCTCCAAGTTTGCAATAACTCGGACGAGGTGCAGCATTACTTCGAGACCATTGTTTCAAGAGGCCAGACGCTGTTCAAGAATGCTGGTGTCTTCATGGAAAAGTACATTGCTCAGGGTCGTCACATCGAGGTCCAGATCTTCGGTAACGGGCTGGGCGATGCCATATCCTTCTTTGAAAGAGAGTGTTCCATCCAGCGTCGTCATCAGAAAGTCATCGAGGAATGCCCCA GTCTATTCGTGGGGAAGACTCCAGGGCTCCGCCAAAAGCTGAGTGATGCGGCCATTCGGCTTGCCGAGTTGGTCAAGTATAAGTCCGCCGGTACGGTAGAGTTCCTAGTGGACGATGATaccggcagcttctttttccttgaAATGAATACCCGTCTGCAAGTGGAGCATGGAATCACGGAACTGTGCTACAACGTGGACCTTGTCGCCATGATGTATGAACAGGCGGCCGCGGAAGCCTCGCCACTTGGTGGCATTAAGCATCTGAAGCAACGCCAGCCAACTGGGCCACAGGGTGCAGCTGTTGAATTGCGGCTTTACGCGGAGAACCCAGTTCGCAACTATGCGCCTTCGCCCGGTCTCTTGCAAGATCTAGAGTGGGCTAAGGGGGACATCCGTATCGACACATGGGTGACGAAAGGTACCAACATATCGGCATATTATG ATCCCCTGCTTGCCAAGCTCATGGCACATTCGCCAACTCGGGAGGAAAGCAGCGAGAAGCTGATCCGCTTCATCGACGATTCCGTTATTGCTGGACCACCAACAAACGCCGACTTTCTGCGACAGATCCTGGCATCACCGCCATTCAAGGCTGGACAGACAACCACAAACTTCCTCTCGACCAAGTTTAACTACAAGCCTTGCGCAATTGATGTCATCTCGGGGGGGCCTCTTACACACATTCAGGACCTCCCAGCCTGGTTTGGTGTACGAAATGGCGTACCTGAGTCCGGTCCTATG GATCCACTGGCATTCCAGA TCGCGAACATCTTGGTTGGCAATGAGCTAACCACGGAGGCTCTGGAAATGACCGGTGCTGGCCCGGAACTCCGCTTCTTGGCAGACGCCCTGGTTGCCGTCAGCGGGCCCGATATTGCCATCGAATTAGATGGTGAACCCAAGAAATCTTGGGAGAGCTTCGCTGTGAAGGCTGGTCAGCGGCTATCACTTGGGAAAATCAGGGGTAACGGTTGTCGGGCATACCTGGCCATCTCGGGGGGCTTTCCGTCTGT CCCCAAGTTCATCGGCTCCAAGTCCAATGCAATTGCTTGCAATTTTGGCGGATATCAAGGGCGAAGGCTGGCTGCAGGTGATTTGATTTTCATAAAGGAGCAAGATGTCAGTCGGCTGTCTCAGTTTACAAGGGCCTTCCCGTCTGATCTACTTCCCAAATACGAGTCGGACTGGGAGATTTATTGCGTCCCTGGTCCACACGATGTAGGTTTCCTGACCAACAGTGGAATTGAGACTCTCTACAACACAAAATG GAAAGTGTCTCACAACGCCAGTCGAAGCGGTATTGCGATTGTTGGCCCAACGCCAGAGTTCAGCCGCCAAGATGgtggagagggaggaggccATCCGAGCAACGTTCTCGAATATGGCTATCCCCTTGGAGCCGTGAATTGGGCTGGCGACGC CGCAAACATTCTGCCATTAGAAGGCCCAGATATGGGTGGTTTCATATCCACAAATACCGTTGTTCGCGCAGACTTCTGGCGACTCGGCCAAGTATCACCTGGTAACACCGTCACGTTCAAACCTATCTCTTTTGATAGCGCCATAGAGCTGCGTAAACGTACGATAGATTTTATATCGGCGATTTCTGAAGCCTTTAAGCGACCTGGAGGCATCAAGGATTTGAGACCCCTTGATTGGGTTGTCCCGAGCGACCATGTATCTGCTgtcatcaaggagattcaCGAGACAGATTCACGACCACCAACGACGTACCGACAG GCTGGTGATACATACATTCTTGTGGAATATGGGCAGCAAAAGTCATCGCTCAACCTTCGGGGTCGTGTAGAGCTTTTGGCCAATGAGATAGAATCCTGGAAAGACGATCGCATCTCTGGATGTGTCGCCACTCACATCA ACCTCCTCGTTCAGTTTGACGGCACTCGACTACATCAATCTGAGTTGATGGAGAAACTCATAAAGGCCGAGCAGAGAATCCCAGATGCATCTCAGGCAAAGCTCCCTAGTCGAATAATTCGACTACCATTGGTCTGGGATGATTCTGTGACCAAGAAGTACATTCAGGACTACGCTGAAGCTGTTCGCTCTTCTGCTGTGTATTTGCCATCAAACATTGATTTTGTTGCTAGAAATAACGGAATCACTGCTCAGGATGTCCTTGATACTTTCATCAAGGCTAGATGGATCTGCGTCTCTGTTTGCTTTTACACTGCTGTCCCTTGTATCATCAACTTGGATCCACGAAAGCAGCTTAGATGTCCCAAGTGGAACCCTCCTCGAACAGCTACGCCAGAAGGATGTGTTGGTGTTGGAGGTATCTCAGCATG CCTGTACAACTCGCTATCGCCTGGCGGCTTCCAGATGATGGGCCGTTCTATTCCAGGCTGGGACTTTTTCAGCCTTAATAAGCAGTATCTAAGAAACAAGCCTGCTTTTTTCCGAACATTTGACCAGTTTGAGTTCTATCAAGTCTCGGAAGAGGAATATAACAAATTTCTCGATGACTTCCACGCAGGTCAATTCACATACGACATTCAACCTGCTGAGTTTGATTTGAAAGAATACAACGAGTTTTTGGATAGCATTCAAGATGATTTGGTACAAGTTCGGAAGAGACAAGACGAAGCGGCTGCGGTATtggcaaaggaagaagcttctctcCTTGCAGAATGGAAAGCTAGTAAAGCAGCAATGGTTACATTTGTCACTGACGATATTGAAAAACTCAAAGCTG ATCCAAAACTCTCGTATATTGCGTCGCCAATGAACGCCAACGTCTGGAAGCTGCAGGTTAAGGAGGGTGATATCATCCAGAAAAACCATTTGATTACCATCCTTgaagcgatgaagatggagatcaGTGTCTTCAGCGAAGATGAGTTCATCGGTACCAGAGTAACCAAAGTCGTTCAGAAACCAGGGTCCATTGTTTCACCAGGCGATCCAATTTGCTTCGTTGAAGAAGTTcagtaa
- a CDS encoding acyclic terpene utilization family protein atuA domain-containing protein — MQLSEPLNHPDKGLRPVRVANCSGAQLDPGWQMKKQAELGQVDFITGDWLAENNLAQEAESMAAGTGEGFKANAWDALQQSIDVIAQKGIRVVINGGGLGAKALAVRCQQLATSKGHQVRVAFVSGDDRLEDVRRWTSQQGKLPLYFHQDVDVQGSTHAWGGPEKNPLLACRAYLGARAIVDGLSNGAQIVICGRVADASPVIAAAWWWHDWASTNYNELAGALVAGHLIECSGYVTGANFSGFHRYPLDRFVDVGFPIAEIDADGTCVITKHRGTNGMVTEDTVRCQLLYEIQGNVYLNSDVKAILDDIEIVAAGEDRVRVSGVVGRPPPPTTKLSIFYKGGFEAEFLTNAGGYATSKKYLLYERQMRYRIAEAGLQDAFDVIDFQVVGKPQDDPQSQLESTTYCRTYVQALTQEPLLAFRKMIQNESMQHFSAAGRYQPQDSRTGNPKPFYVYYPSLVQQNDLHEAVHFLDASGEVIQTVESSPLAQSEPVEPRVSYDSPSPVSLASMGPTVSMPLGNLALGRSGDKGPNLNCGLFVHTAEVWDWFRSYMTISTFRGLIGRDWKDSYSIERVEFPKIYAVHFVIYGILGRGVSSSTLLDSRGKGFADYIRAKRVPIPQRFVPYCWEED; from the exons ATGCAATTGTCGGAACCCCTAAACCACCCTGACAAGGGCCTCAGGCCCGTCAGAGTCGCCAACTGCTCCGGTGCCCAGCTGGACCCGGGCtggcagatgaagaagcaggccGAGCTCGGGCAGGTCGACTTCATCACAGGCGACTGGCTGGCCGAGAACAACCTGGCCCAGGAGGCCGAGTCCATGGCCGCGGGCACCGGCGAGGGCTTCAAGGCCAACGCATGGGATGCTCTGCAGCAGAGCATCGACGTCATCGCGCAAAAGGGCATCCGGGTCGTcatcaacggcggcggcctcggcgcAAAGGCCCTGGCGGTTCGCTGCCAGCAGCTCGCAACCAGCAAGGGCCATCAAGTCAGGGTGGCTTTCGTGTCCGGGGACGACAGGCTGGAGGACGTCCGCCGTTGGACCTCGCAGCAAGGGAAGCTCCCCTTGTACTTCCACCAGGATGTTGATGTTCAGGGCAGCACCCACGCCTGGGGCGGCCCGGAAAAGAACCCGCTCCTGGCCTGTCGCGCCTATCTCGGGGCACGGGCTATTGTCGACGGTCTGAGCAACGGCGCCCAGATTGTCATTTGCGGCAGGGTGGCTGATGCTTCACCCGTCATCGCCGCGGCGTGGTGGTGGCATGACTGGGCGAGCACCAACTACAACGAGCTGGCTGGGGCTTTGGTTGCAGGGCACCTCATCGAGTGCTCTGGCTACGTGACGGGCGCCAACTTCTCCGGATTCCACAGGTATCCCCTGGACCGCTTTGTCGATGTCGGATTCCCCATTGCAGAGATCGACGCCGACGGAACGTGCGTCATCACCAAGCACCGAGGCACCAACGGCATGGTCACCGAGGACACGGTGCGGTGCCAGCTTCTCTATGAGATTCAGGGCAACGTCTATCTCAACAGCGATGTGAAAGCTATCCTGGATGACATCGAGATAGTGGCTGCCGGCGAGGACCGCGTCAGGGTCAGTGGCGTTGTGGGCCGCCCGCCGCCCCCGACGACGAAACTGTCCATCTTCTACAAGGGAGGCTTCGAGGCCGAGTTCCTCACAAACGCCGGTGGATATGCGACGAGCAAGAAGTACCTCCTGTACGAGCGACAGATGAGATACCGCATCGCCGAGGCTGGGCTGCAGGACGCGTTTGACGTGATTGACTTCCAAGT AGTCGGCAAGCCACAGGATGACCCTCAGAGTCAGCTGGAAAGCACAACATACTGCCGCACTTATGTGCAGGCGCTTACCCAGGAGCCTCTCCTGGCGTTCCGCAAGATGATCCAGAATGAGTCCATGCAGCACTTCTCAG CAGCAGGTCGCTATCAACCGCAGGACTCGAGAACGGGCAACCCGAAACCCTTCTACGTCTACTATCCGTCCCTCGTACAGCAGAATGACCTGCATGAGGCCGTGCACTTCTTAGACGCCAGTGGCGAGGTAATTCAGACAGTGGAGTCTTCACCATTGGCTCAATCTGAACCTGTTGAACCACGCGTGAGCTACGATTCACCATCGCCGGTGTCTCTGGCGTCTATGGGCCCAACCGTCTCCATGCCTCTAGGTAATTTAGCACTGGGCAGATCCGGCGACAAGGGACCGAATCTGAATTGCGGGCTATTCGTTCACACGGCTGAGGTGTGGGACTGGTTCCGCTCCTACATGACCATTTCCACTTTCCGGGGACTCATCGGCCGCGACTGGAAAGATTCATATAGCATTGAGAGAGTGGAGTTTCCCAAGATTTACGCGGTACACTTTGTCATCTATGGAATTCTAGGGCGCGGCGTTAGCAGTTCTACGCTGTTGGACTCGAGAGGCAAAGGGTTTGCGGACTATATACGAGCGAAGAGGGTTCCTATCCCCCAGCGGTTCGTACCTTACTGCTGGGAAGAAGATTAG